The DNA segment agaattcttcagctgcttttactatatcttcgagactgctgatattaccctgcctatctttcagtgcatacatcttggtttgtccgatgcttagtttccttctcactgttttccggctgcgtccattttttactgcttcgtcAGTCTTTCTCACTTTATAATTTCGAAtctcccttattttctccttgttgcttagttttgacagttccgcgaattctatgtgatctcttaagttggacactttcattatttgtcttttctttattaggttcttcgttacttgggagagcttacctactggttgccttggtgccttgcctcccacttcaattattgcttctgaagccagcctatttatggtttcattcattgcctctatgtcatcttcatctctctgttctaaggctgcatatttgtttgcaagtaccagcctagaTTTGTCTGCATttatccttactgcctctaagttgacctgttttttttcttggccaattttactctttctctgttcaaattgaggtgaatcctagccctcactaacctatgattactgcactttaccctacctatcacttctacatcttgcactatgctgggatcaggagaaagtatgaaatcaatttcatttcttgtttcaccattagggattttccaggtccactttctgttgctacgtttccggAAAAAGGTgtccattattctcagcttattcttttctgccAATTCTAGCAGCATCTCTCCTCGAGGGTTCCTAGAATCCACGTCGTAGTTGCCAaatgcttgttcaccagcctccttttcccccactttggcattgaagtcgcccatgactacagtatactgagtttgcacttttcgcttcGCTAATTCAACcccttcataaaactgttctatttctgcATCACCATGACTGGACGTTgaagcgtaggtttgtactacctttattctatgttcatattcagctttattacgactactgttACCAtatcattaatgctgtagaattcgtcaatgttggccGGTATGTTCGGAGTGGGATTAGAAATCCcactccgaactgcttcttatctggtagtcctctatagcagaggacgtggccactTATCAGCACTATATtgttactatcgcaataaaacatatGTAACATTCCCGCTTGCCgatttaaacaaataaaacatatctgcccCGTCCGGCGCCCTGTTCAGGTTTACATGTATTACGGTCGGACCACAGGCGCCGAAAACGGTTTTCCTTACCTGTTGTGTATACTAATGTTTGGCCCGTAAGCCGCGTTCAATTGTTTTCCCAGTCtattcttacaaaaaaaaaaagaaagaaagaaagaagccggcgcggtagcctaattagtggctataatgactatggcgttgcactgctaaatgaatgcgatgggggcgaaatggcaAAACCCTCATGTACTTATATTTGAGTGCGCGTTTAAGAGCCCCAGGTGATGAAAACTAAACCGGGTGCATCATAATCACATAGTGGTTATGATACGTAAAGCACACAATTTGTTTGTTTTAAATAAGGGAGGTAGCTGTGACTTTCGTGTTTTTTTATGGGTATAAACAAATTAAATGATTCTTGAGCTTGATACCCCTCGCCACCTAAAAacaactgcaaaaaaagaaacttatgGTTATGGCTATACGTTTCTATGGTTAGAAACTTGTATTATGGTTAggttatcttatatttcatatcTGCCTGTAATGCCGTTCTCAACTACACGTCCACTCAACTGAGCAGCTTGTAAGTTATAAATGGCTGCTTTCACTTATCCGGTGCGTTGTCATAACGATAGTAATGAAACAAATAAAGGAAAGACATGCTTCACATACACGTACAGATACAGTGACCCGCGTACTTATTTATACTTTTTACTGAGACTGCATTTCGCTCGCTGACAATGTTATTGCTcagtgcaagacgcgcctgcacgatttggaacttactcgaatgcCCGGTGACCTGCAACGCCAACGAAATTGGAGGGTCAGGCTCTGCCTTCCAAAAGAAAAATCCTGGCGCCGCCCCTGTCAAAGCTCTTCCACGTATGTGAAGGGCCTTTAGCGTAGCAGTGGGCACAATACGACTTGCTCAATAATTCTTTTTGAAATTCGGACATTTATAGATATTGCAAGATGACGATCTTACTTATACCGCTAGCCTGTAACTACTACGGTGCGCTATTTGAATTTATTTTATTGTGGTATATCATAATTAGCGCTACCTTATTTAGTACCGCGGGCCATTGTAAAATGTTGAATGATCACGAACAGCACATGCAAAGCAGCGGCGAACACATGCGCAAGACGTGGCTCGCTTTCGCCCGGAAATTTATTGACCCTAAAGAGAGTGCCATAAAGGCCGCTTATTCGAGACGCCAAGGGCAGTGCTGGTTGTCGATTGGCACAGTCTAGTTCTTATCGAAAAACCGAGCGGCAAACGCGAGCAGCAGCCACGCAGTTCCGAAAACCGAGCTGTTGACACTTTCATTTGCACTTTCTTTTCCTGGCAGCACCTCACGTCGTGCATTGGCCACTACTCTTCCGCCGCTCGTGTACGGAGAAGTGACACGTGTCGAGGCTCAGCATCACGGTTTCTCGGCAGGGCGGCATTCTTTTTCAGGAATCCTGTGACCCTGCGTGGCTTGCTTGCCAACGTCTACGGACACAGAAACGTTCAGGGCTTCGTCGGAGGTTTGCTTTCCCTCCGGTGAGTCGATGAACACGGGAGGAACTTTGACCTCCACGTGGCCGTCCTTGCAGCTCTCCACGATCATCTTCTTCTCGATGTGCACCGGTGACATGATTGTCCGGGCTGGAGACATCGGACTGGCACTTTTGGGGGGCACCAAGTCGATCGTCATGTTCACCTGCAGCGGTATGTCGGCGAACTGGGCCGAAGATTCTGTGATGGCCTGTGCGATATGTTCCGAGATGGATAAGCTGTCGTCGTCGGTGGACGCCGTGGAAGCCGTGGGTACCTTGCGCCCCTTTTGACccttcttgcctttctttttctgaggTGAACCTTTGGCGTCGCTTTCTGGGGAAGTGATGGCTGATTTCTCGGCACTTGCCACTCCGCTATCAGTCGGCTTCTTTTGCGCGGAGGCAACAATGTCGGCGCTGGCTCGCTTGTCGCCCAATTTTGTTGACTCGATGATTTGAGCTGACGTGTCGGCTTCGAGCTGTCGGGCGTCGATCTGATCAGCGCTGATTCGCTCGTCAGAAGACTTCGAGGACGGTGCCAAAAGTTCCGCACTTGCCCTTATGCTCAGCTGGTACCCCTCAAAGCCGGTGCCCGTTCCGGCCGCTTGAGTAAGGGCCGTCACGGAAGATTTCTCCTTGTCCTGAGACAAAAAGATTAAGACTTTATCTTTAATTTCTTCACATAAATAAGCAAAATACACAATCTGTTGTGCACAAACACAACACGTCGTAATTTCTTTTGTACGTATACGGTATTTGCGAATCTTGATTAGCAATGAGACGCAATACTAGCAGTTGCGAATTTCGCAGAGGGAACAGAGCAGGTAAATAATCAAAAACAATATTCCGGTAAGAGCTGAGACACAATCTCGTGTGTTCCACCGAAATTTTGAGCGACACTCTTGATTTTGTCCGATGTTTCTGTCATTGAGTCGGCTTTGTGCTGGTGGTTGTACTGCTCGTTTTAGAGGACATTACAAGCGTAGCCTTTGCCGTGCTCTCGGAGGACACGTGTGAAGACACTCCCGACAGAGCGTCTCTGGTCTGCCATTCTTTCGAGCCGGCTCCCGATTCTAACTCAGATCTTTCGAGTGTTGTTTTCGTTACCAGAGCGCCTGATTTATCAACTACTCTATTCTCAGATTGCGCTGAGTGAACGTCTCGTGACGTAAGCTTTATCGTCTCCCCATCGGAATTCTTTTTTGTCAGGGCGAGCTCACGTTTACAAGGCGAGGCTATTTTTGAACTTTGGCTTGTACTTCGTTTGAATGTTTTCACTATGATGCGCTGCTCGCCTGAAACGATACCAGTAGTAGCTCCACTCACTAAGTTGCGTTCGGCAGGTGGTGCGAGTTCATTAGCCAGTGCTACAGTGCCTTCTTGCAACTTGTTGGGTGAAGCCGCCTTCGTGGCCTCATCAGATCCAGTTTTTGGAGAACGTATCACTCTTGCCGAGGATCGTAGCGCAGGTTTCAATGGAGGGTGATTTTCTCTCACCAGTTCTGCGAGTCCTCTTCCGGATGGAGATTCCTTGCGAAGGGACTTTTCCACTGCTGACAGGATGGTGAGCTGTGAAGATCCACCGGCGCTCGCCTTCTGCTCCGAGTCAGTGCAATGCGCGGTCACAAGGGGACCGGAAGGAACCTTCAGCTCCGAACCTTTCTGTGTCAAGGACGTCTCTGCTCCAGCGCGCTCTCCAGGGCTACGGACGGTTGTCGTTTCGGTTTTCGCTAGGTCGTGGCGTTCTGGCTCGGTAGGAAACTGTGCCAGTGACGGTATGTCGACTGTGCTGCTACCGCGCAGTGGAGAAAAGCTCGTGGGGCTGCCCTTGGCTTCCAGAAGCCTCTTTATCTCACTTGGGGATGCCAAGCCACTCGTCGGCGTAGGAGAAGCCGGTCCCAGAGCGTTAAGAGCACGTCTAGGGGACCCGATAGAACTCTGGCTAGGGCTCTTTACTGTGTCCAGTGGCACGTGCGTATCGGATGGCGACGGAGCAAATACAGTGACTGGGTGCCCAGCCAGCCCGAAGGTGCTCACGGAGCCGCGAGTAGGAATTGCACTCATTTCAGTACTCGCACGCTCTGTGGCGACTCTAGATTCGGCCGGCGCAGCAGCGGTTTTTTCTGTTGTGATAATCTCCATGATGGTCGATGAAGGATTGACGAGCTGTTGCGCAGATTCTAGCTTGGAGATGCTTGCTGAAACTTGCGAAGATGGTGTGAGTGGACTCTTTATGGCCGATAACGGGCTGACCGGAGGTTGCGGCGACTGGATTTGCTGTAATGACGTCTGCTGAAGACTGCCTTTTGAAGCCGGAGGTGATGGTTGTACTGCTAAACGAGGGCTCTTCGTAGAGTCCAGAGTGCCAGCTGTCGCTTTAGGGGACCAAGGTTCAAGCTGTTTAACTTGCGAATAACTATCCGCAACCGGATATATAGAGTCTTGTGACGCCTGAGGGGATGTTCCAGGACTCTTTCGGGGACTCTTGGTAGAATCTAAAAGGCCGGATGCTGCCCGCGGCGAGCACGGTTCAGGAGATTTGGCGCCTTGTGATGCTTGAGGAGATGTTCCGGGACTTTTGGTAGAATCTAAAAAGCCTGATTCTGCCCGCCGCCAGTATGGTTCAGGAGATAGGGCGTCTTGCGGCACTTGAGGAGATGTTCCGGGCCTTTTTAGGGGACTCTTGGTTTGATCTAAAGAGCAAGATATTCCCCGCGGCGACAACGGTACAGAAGACTGGGCACCTTGCGTCGCTGAAGGCGTTGCTCCAAGGCTCTCTCGGGTACTCTTGGTTTGATCTAAAAAGCCAGATGCTGCCCGCGGCGACAACGGTTCAGGAGATAGGGCGCCTTGCGACGCTTGAGGAGATGTTCCAGGCGTCCTTAGGGGGCTCTTGGTTGGATCTAAAACGCCAGATGTTGCCCGCGGCGACAACGGTTGAGGAGATAAGGCGCCTTGTGACGCCTGAGGGGATGTTCCAGGACTCTTTCGGGGACTCTTGGTAGAATCTAAAAGGCCGGATGCTGCCCGCGGCGAGCACGGCTCAGGAGATTTGGCGCCTTGTGATGCTTGAGGAGATGTTCCAGGACTTTTGGTAGAATCTAAAAAGCCTGATTCTGCCCGCCGCCAGTATGGTTCAGGAGATAGGGTGTCTTGCGGCACTTGAGGAGATGTTCCGGGCCTTTTTAGGGGACTCTTGGTTTGATCTAAAAAGCCAGATGCTGCCCGCGGCGACAACGGTTCAGGAGATAGGGCGCCTTGCGACGCTTGAGGAGATGTTCCAGGCGTCCTTAGGGGGCTCTTGGTTGGATCTAAAACGCCAGATGTTGCCCGCGGCGACAACGGTTGAGGAGATAAGGCGCCTTGTGACGCCTGAGGGGATGTTCCAGGACTCTTTCGGGGACTCTTGGTAGAATCTAAAAGGCCGGATGCTGCCCGCGGCGAGCACGGCTCAGGAGATTTGGCGCCTTGTGATGCTTGAGGAGATGTTCCAGGACTTTTGGTAGAATCTAAAAAGCCTGATTCTGCCCGCCGCCAGTATGGTTCAGGAGATAGGGTGTCTTGCGGCACTTGAGGAGATGTTCCGGGCCTTTTTAGGGGACTCTTGGTTTGATCTAAAAAGCCAGATGCTGCCCGCGGCGACAACGGTTCAGGAGATAGGGCGCCTTGCGACGCTTGAGGAGATGTTCCAGGCGTCCTTAGGGGGCTCTTGGTTGGATCTAAAACGCCAGATGTTGCCCGCGGCGACAACGGTTGAGGAGATAAGGCGCCTTGTGACGCCTGAGGGGATGTTCCAGGACTCTTTCGGGGACTCTTGGTAGAATCTAAAAGGCCGGATGCTGCCCGCGGCGAGCACGGCTCAGGAGATTTGGCGCCTTGTGATGCTTGAGGAGATGTTCCAGGACTTTTGGTAGAATCTAAAAAGCCTGATTCTGCCCGCCGCCAGTATGGTTCAGGAGATAGGGTGTCTTGCGGCACTTGAGGAGATGTTCCGGGCCTTTTTAGGGGACTCTTGGTTTGATCTAAAAAGCCAGATGCTGCCCGCGGCGACAACACTTGAGGAGATAGGGCGCCTTGCGACGCTTGAGGAGATGTTCCAGGCGTCCTTAGGGGGCTCTTGGTCGGAACTAAAACGCCAGATGTAGCCCGCGGCGACAACAGTTCAGAAGATTGGGCACCTTGCGTCGCTGAAGGGGTTGCTCTAAGGCTCTCTCGGGTACTCTTGGTTTGATCTAAAAAGCCAGAGGTTGCTCGCGGCGACAACAGTTGAGGAGATAGggcgccttgagacgcttgggGAGATGTTCCAGCCATTCTTAGGGGACTCTTGGTCGGAACTAAAGCGCCAGATGTAGCCCGCGGCGACAACGGTACAGAAGATTGGCCACCTTGTGTGGCTGAAGGGGATGCTCCAAGGCTCTCTCGGGCACTCTTGGTTTGATCTAGAAAGCCAGATGTTGCCCGCGGCGACAATGGTTCAGGAGATAGGGCGCCTTGAGACTCTTGAGGAGACGTTCCAGGCATCCTTAGGGGACTCTTGGTCGGAGCTAAAACGCCAGATGTAGCCCGCGGCGACAACGGTACAGAAGATTGGCCACCTTGTGTGGCTGAAGGGGATGCTCCAAGGCTCTCACGGGTACTCTTGGTTGGATCTAAAAAGCCAGATGCCACCCGCGGCGACCATGGTTCAAGTGCAGAAGCAACAACGAGTGAGGATGGTTTGCACACTGGAGAGCCGGGCTGACTTCCAGAGACCTGAGAGGACTCCGGATGAGCGATCGCAGTAGTCTTCGCCACCTCTGAGAAAGACTGCGGTGTGCGCAGTGATGAGGCTTCTGCTACTTGAAGCGAAGGTGATGCGGCGATTAGTGCGGGTGATTTATCCCTTGTTGAGGCTGGCATGATGTCTGGGCGTATAAGGCCGTCTTTCGGCTTCATATCTGTGACAGGGGATGCTCGCTTGATAATAGCCATTTCAGCGGACGCTTCGCTGCCGAAGGGACTTTTCGAAACCTGTGGGGCTGAGCGAGCATCAGGCCTTGGACTCTTGGTAGCGTCCAAGAGCCCAACTGTTGCTCGGGGTGACCACAGCTCAGGAGAATAATGCGGCAAAATTGCCCCAAGATACTCAGATAACGCGCCTTTCGGAGAACCCGGACGACTTCCAGTCGGTGTCTTCGTTACGACACTTGCGGATGCCTGCGTGGATATCTTCTGTGCGCCAGTTGAAGTGTTTAAGGAACCTAGCAAACCTTGCCCTGATC comes from the Dermacentor variabilis isolate Ectoservices chromosome 2, ASM5094787v1, whole genome shotgun sequence genome and includes:
- the LOC142572708 gene encoding uncharacterized protein LOC142572708 isoform X1; its protein translation is MKSRSRTTSSHWLAGVKRPTSPSIRSPKTPSNVVVTTPLAPAQVVIQGGWTPSGLAVNVARHHSRSIASSHDSEGSMLMNDARLCASGSRSVEARFSGLPSLPESNKSTEFNGSLSALVTKSTEKASATSTGKSTGSLLWSKSPFIEIQPMVRSSKSATVKRSSVAAASSASAAKAAVLERHSELAAFPADSPVKHRAAFHSSDSVTSLGKRWNVKMEADTARGLLGQTAPEMAISEQYEKLSKKRHASSATSRSSILKTPRTSQASFASPLRQDSQELVSQGSHLTLPLTSPGPHIAEVTIASVEINPIVQARGGFRPSSPKSYPNAHSVYHESALDKLFNEYPMDFAEKHALARARRDASKNSLSVLTQSARGQIAKLKKASKTELSKSGESQQLTTLASQKSSRNAFTKPTLLQPVSDAPSLLTDYQRFKDLKSETITARSLFATGKEPQGIAEFGAVVMERAATSPLAEREVVMKSAITSLSPREAVSKPADTVLRLKADPSSPRSGQGVLGTVKTSTGSQQKPTQVSASVTKSPTGSRPGSPKGALSAYLDAISPPQSPEPWSPRATAGFLDATKSPRPDYRSPSPRSGQGLLGSLNTSTGAQKISTQASASVVTKTPTGSRPGSPKGALSEYLGAILPHYSPELWSPRATVGLLDATKSPRPDARSAPQVSKSPFGSEASAEMAIIKRASPVTDMKPKDGLIRPDIMPASTRDKSPALIAASPSLQVAEASSLRTPQSFSEVAKTTAIAHPESSQVSGSQPGSPVCKPSSLVVASALEPWSPRVASGFLDPTKSTRESLGASPSATQGGQSSVPLSPRATSGVLAPTKSPLRMPGTSPQESQGALSPEPLSPRATSGFLDQTKSARESLGASPSATQGGQSSVPLSPRATSGALVPTKSPLRMAGTSPQASQGALSPQLLSPRATSGFLDQTKSTRESLRATPSATQGAQSSELLSPRATSGVLVPTKSPLRTPGTSPQASQGALSPQVLSPRAASGFLDQTKSPLKRPGTSPQVPQDTLSPEPYWRRAESGFLDSTKSPGTSPQASQGAKSPEPCSPRAASGLLDSTKSPRKSPGTSPQASQGALSPQPLSPRATSGVLDPTKSPLRTPGTSPQASQGALSPEPLSPRAASGFLDQTKSPLKRPGTSPQVPQDTLSPEPYWRRAESGFLDSTKSPGTSPQASQGAKSPEPCSPRAASGLLDSTKSPRKSPGTSPQASQGALSPQPLSPRATSGVLDPTKSPLRTPGTSPQASQGALSPEPLSPRAASGFLDQTKSPLKRPGTSPQVPQDTLSPEPYWRRAESGFLDSTKSPGTSPQASQGAKSPEPCSPRAASGLLDSTKSPRKSPGTSPQASQGALSPQPLSPRATSGVLDPTKSPLRTPGTSPQASQGALSPEPLSPRAASGFLDQTKSTRESLGATPSATQGAQSSVPLSPRGISCSLDQTKSPLKRPGTSPQVPQDALSPEPYWRRAESGFLDSTKSPGTSPQASQGAKSPEPCSPRAASGLLDSTKSPRKSPGTSPQASQDSIYPVADSYSQVKQLEPWSPKATAGTLDSTKSPRLAVQPSPPASKGSLQQTSLQQIQSPQPPVSPLSAIKSPLTPSSQVSASISKLESAQQLVNPSSTIMEIITTEKTAAAPAESRVATERASTEMSAIPTRGSVSTFGLAGHPVTVFAPSPSDTHVPLDTVKSPSQSSIGSPRRALNALGPASPTPTSGLASPSEIKRLLEAKGSPTSFSPLRGSSTVDIPSLAQFPTEPERHDLAKTETTTVRSPGERAGAETSLTQKGSELKVPSGPLVTAHCTDSEQKASAGGSSQLTILSAVEKSLRKESPSGRGLAELVRENHPPLKPALRSSARVIRSPKTGSDEATKAASPNKLQEGTVALANELAPPAERNLDKEKSSVTALTQAAGTGTGFEGYQLSIRASAELLAPSSKSSDERISADQIDARQLEADTSAQIIESTKLGDKRASADIVASAQKKPTDSGVASAEKSAITSPESDAKGSPQKKKGKKGQKGRKVPTASTASTDDDSLSISEHIAQAITESSAQFADIPLQVNMTIDLVPPKSASPMSPARTIMSPVHIEKKMIVESCKDGHVEVKVPPVFIDSPEGKQTSDEALNVSVSVDVGKQATQGHRIPEKECRPAEKP
- the LOC142572708 gene encoding uncharacterized protein LOC142572708 isoform X2, with the translated sequence MKSRSRTTSSHWLAGVKRPTSPSIRSPKTPSNVVVTTPLAPAQVVIQGGWTPSGLAVNVARHHSRSIASSHDSEGSMLMNDARLCASGSRSVEARFSGLPSLPESNKSTEFNGSLSALVTKSTEKASATSTGKSTGSLLWSKSPFIEIQPMVRSSKSATVKRSSVAAASSASAAKAAVLERHSELAAFPADSPVKHRAAFHSSDSVTSLGKRWNVKMEADTARGLLGQTAPEMAISEQYEKLSKKRHASSATSRSSILKTPRTSQASFASPLRQDSQELVSQGSHLTLPLTSPGPHIAEVTIASVEINPIVQARGGFRPSSPKSYPNAHSVYHESALDKLFNEYPMDFAEKHALARARRDASKNSLSVLTQSARGQIAKLKKASKTELSKSGESQQLTTLASQKSSRNAFTKPTLLQPVSDAPSLLTDYQRFKDLKSETITARSLFATGKEPQGIAEFGAVVMERAATSPLAEREVVMKSAITSLSPREAVSKPADTVLRLKADPSSPRSGQGVLGTVKTSTGSQQKPTQVSASVTKSPTGSRPGSPKGALSAYLDAISPPQSPEPWSPRATAGFLDATKSPRPDYRSPSPRSGQGLLGSLNTSTGAQKISTQASASVVTKTPTGSRPGSPKGALSEYLGAILPHYSPELWSPRATVGLLDATKSPRPDARSAPQVSKSPFGSEASAEMAIIKRASPVTDMKPKDGLIRPDIMPASTRDKSPALIAASPSLQVAEASSLRTPQSFSEVAKTTAIAHPESSQVSGSQPGSPVCKPSSLVVASALEPWSPRVASGFLDPTKSTRESLGASPSATQGGQSSVPLSPRATSGVLAPTKSPLRMPGTSPQESQGALSPEPLSPRATSGFLDQTKSARESLGASPSATQGGQSSVPLSPRATSGALVPTKSPLRMAGTSPQASQGALSPQLLSPRATSGFLDQTKSTRESLRATPSATQGAQSSELLSPRATSGVLVPTKSPLRTPGTSPQASQGALSPQVLSPRAASGFLDQTKSPLKRPGTSPQVPQDTLSPEPYWRRAESGFLDSTKSPGTSPQASQGAKSPEPCSPRAASGLLDSTKSPRKSPGTSPQASQGALSPQPLSPRATSGVLDPTKSPLRTPGTSPQASQGALSPEPLSPRAASGFLDQTKSPLKRPGTSPQVPQDTLSPEPYWRRAESGFLDSTKSPGTSPQASQGAKSPEPCSPRAASGLLDSTKSPRKSPGTSPQASQGALSPQPLSPRATSGVLDPTKSPLRTPGTSPQASQGALSPEPLSPRAASGFLDQTKSPLKRPGTSPQVPQDTLSPEPYWRRAESGFLDSTKSPGTSPQASQGAKSPEPCSPRAASGLLDSTKSPRKSPGTSPQASQGALSPQPLSPRATSGVLDPTKSPLRTPGTSPQASQGALSPEPLSPRAASGFLDQTKSTRESLGATPSATQGAQSSVPLSPRGISCSLDQTKSPLKRPGTSPQVPQDALSPEPYWRRAESGFLDSTKSPGTSPQASQGAKSPEPCSPRAASGLLDSTKSPRKSPGTSPQASQDSIYPVADSYSQVKQLEPWSPKATAGTLDSTKSPRLAVQPSPPASKGSLQQTSLQQIQSPQPPVSPLSAIKSPLTPSSQVSASISKLESAQQLVNPSSTIMEIITTEKTAAAPAESRVATERASTEMSAIPTRGSVSTFGLAGHPVTVFAPSPSDTHVPLDTVKSPSQSSIGSPRRALNALGPASPTPTSGLASPSEIKRLLEAKGSPTSFSPLRGSSTVDIPSLAQFPTEPERHDLAKTETTTVRSPGERAGAETSLTQKGSELKVPSGPLVTAHCTDSEQKASAGGSSQLTILSAVEKSLRKESPSGRGLAELDKEKSSVTALTQAAGTGTGFEGYQLSIRASAELLAPSSKSSDERISADQIDARQLEADTSAQIIESTKLGDKRASADIVASAQKKPTDSGVASAEKSAITSPESDAKGSPQKKKGKKGQKGRKVPTASTASTDDDSLSISEHIAQAITESSAQFADIPLQVNMTIDLVPPKSASPMSPARTIMSPVHIEKKMIVESCKDGHVEVKVPPVFIDSPEGKQTSDEALNVSVSVDVGKQATQGHRIPEKECRPAEKP